AACAAGATGGATGTATCCACCCTGCTTGCCCAGGTGCAGAACGTCATCAAATAAAATCAAATGAGGGAAAAGCGCTTTACCGGGAGAGGGAACGAAACAACACTTTCGTTCCCTCTCTTTTTTGTGGTATAGTGAGAATACAGTAGAAAAATAAGCGACGTCGAAGACGGCATTTATTTTTCAATGTATTCTCAACGAACGAACAATGGAAAGGAATACTTATGGGAATTGAGACGAGTTTTTTCGGAAAGACAGCGGGCGGAGAGATCGCCAGACTTTACCGCCTTTACAATGATTATATGGAAATGACTGTGACAGATTACGGCGCCTGCCTGGTGAATGTGTGGTTCCGGGATAAGAGGGGGCGTTTTCAGGATATTGTCTGGGGCTATGACACCCTGGCGGAATATGAGGAAAATGAACCGAACCTGGGAGCCATCATCGGCAGAAATGCCAACCGCATCGGCGGTGCGGAGGTGACCGTGGGCGGCGTGTCCTATCCGCTAGAGCACAACGATGGGGAAAATAATTTACATAGTGGCAGTCACGGCTACCATAAACGGATGTGGGAGGCCTGGACGGATATGAATGACGGCGAGCCAAGCGTGACCTTTTTGCTGAAAAGCCCTCACATGGATCAGGGCTATCCGGGAACGGCGAAGATTTCCGTCACCTATACGCTGACCACGGACAACAAAATCCGCATCGATTATCAGGCAAAGGCGGATCAGGATACGGTATTTAATTTTACCAATCACAGTTACTTCAATCTGGAAGGACAGGAGAGCAGTAGCGTGATGGATCATGTGGTGACCATTTATGCGGATGCTTTTACCCCGACAGATAAAGCATTGATGCCCACCGGCGAGGTGCGAAGCGTGGAGGGAACGCCCATGGATTTCCGGACGGAGCACCGGATCGGGGAGCGGATCGACACAGACTATGAACCGCTGGTGACAGCCGGTGGATACGATCATAACTGGGTGCTGGATGAAACACCAGATGGTACGGCTGACGGAGTACGCCGGGCTGCCTATGTATACTCGGACAACAGCGGCATTGAGATGGCGGTGGACACCGACCTTCCGGGCATCCAGATGTATACGGCCAATTTCCTGGATCAGGAAAAGGGAAAGGACGGGCACGTATATCCGAAGCGCTCTGCGGTCTGCTTTGAGACCCAGTATTTCCCGGATGCCAACCATCATGAGAATTTTCCGGGAACCATCGTGAAAGCCGGGGAGACTTACCGGACAACGACGATTTTCAGCTTTGGAAGAAAACAGTAGGAGCGGGAACTGCCGTGGGAATGATTGACGTATTTCACATTTCAAAAGAATACTCCGCCGGGAGAGGGATTTTTGATGTGAGTTTTCAGGTGGAGCCGGGAGAGGTGTTCGGTCTTCTGGGCGCCAACGGCGCGGGAAAGACGACGACGATCCGCCATCTGATGGGATTTGTACATGCGGATATGGGAGAATGCTTCATTGGTGGAAAGAACTGCTGGGATGAGGCGGCCCTGATCCAGAAGAAACTGGGCTATCTTCCGGGGGAGGTGTCGCTGCCGCCCCAGATGACCGGCGTGCAGTTCTTAAATTTCTGTGGAAAAATGCGGGAGCTGAAAAGCCAGCGCCGCAGAGACGAGCTGGTGGAACGCTTTGATCTGGATCCGTCTGTGAAGATCCGGCGGATGTCCCGGGGAACGAAACAGAAGCTGGCCATTGTGTGTGCCTTTATGCACCGGCCGGATGTGCTCATTCTGGATGAGCCGACCACCGGGCTGGATCCCCTCATGCGCAGCCGGTTCATTGAGCTTCTGCTGGAGGAGAAGGATATGGGGCGGACGATTTTCCTTTCCTCCCATATTTTTGAAGAGATGGAGAAGACCTGTGACCGGGTCGGCATGCTGGTGGGTGGCCATCTGGCAGCTGTGGAAACGGTGCCGGACGGAAAAGAACAGCGGCTGGAGGATATTTTCATGCACTATTACGGAGGAGAGGAACATGCTTAGTTATCCGCTGCTTATGCAGTCTTTCCGGGAGATCCGGAAGAACTTTCTCATTTTTGCGGCGCTGATGCTGGGCGGGACGGCCCTGTGGTTTGGCATTTATCATCCGGGCATTACGGATACGCTGCAGGCGCTGACGGCGTCCCTTTCCCCTCAGATGCTGGCGGCCTTTGGTCTTGATTTTTCCAGAGGCTCCCTGACGGAATTCGTTTCTTTTGGCCTGTTCGGCTTCTTTTTGCTCATCCTGCCGCTGGGGTATGAGGTGATGGCTGCCAGCCAGCTCATCGCTTCCGGCATTGACAGCGGCATTTTTGTATATCTGATCGCCACCCCCAATGCCCGGGCCACCATCGCCTGTACCAGAGGGGCGTGTCTTGCGGGAAGCACAGGGCTTTTGTTCCTGTTGACAGGCATCTGCGGGGAAATCTGTGCCGCGGTGCAGTTCCCGGGGCAGCTGGATGAGCCGGTGTTCTGGCAGCTGCTGGCAGGGTGTTTTTTTCTGCATGCGCTGCTTGGCGGCATTGCGTTTTTTGCCGCCTGTCGGGGGAAAAATATGCGGACATTTGTGCTGTCGGGGGCCGGGATCCCTGTGGCCTTTCTGCTGCTGCATATGCTGGCAGCCACAGGTGGCATGTGGGGGATTCTGCGGTTTGGCACCGTATTTACCCTGTTTGATATAGAAGCGATCCTTGCCGGGGAAGGCATCTGTTTTCTGTACATGGCGCTGCTGTGTGCGGGAGCGGTGGTGCTCTACGCCCTGGGAGTGAACAGCTTCAGAAAGAGAGATTTGGCAATATAATTATGGCAAAAGCATTATATATCGCAGAGAAACCCAGTGTGGCCCAGGAGTTTGCCAAGGCGCTGCACGTCAGTGGAAGAAAGGGAGACGGGTACATCGAGTCGGAGGAGGCGGTGGTGACCTGGTGCGTGGGCCATCTGGTGACCATGAGTTATCCCGAAGTGTATGACGAAAAATTCAGGAAGTGGAGCCTGGCGACACTTCCTTTTCTGCCGGAAAAATTTCTCTACGAGGTCATTCCGGGGGTGAGCAAACAGTTCAATACCGTGAAGAATCTGCTGACCCGGTCGGACGTGGATACGATCTATGTGTGCACCGACTCGGGACGGGAGGGAGAGTATATCTACCGACTGGTGGAGCAAATGGCAGGCGTTACAGGAAAAATGCGGAAACGGGTGTGGATCGATTCCCAGACGGAGGAAGAGATCCTGCGGGGCATCCGGGAAGCAAAAGATCTGTCAGCCTATGACAATCTGGCTGCTTCCGCTTACCTGCGGGCCAAGGAGGATTATCTCATGGGCATCAATTTTTCCCGGCTGCTGACATTAAAATATGGCAATTCCATTGCCAGCTATCTGAACACCAAATACACCGTCATTTCCGTGGGGCGGGTCATGACCTGTGTGCTGGGCATGGTTGTCCGCCGGGAGCGGGAGATCCGGGAATTTGTCAAAACGCCGTTTTATCGGGTGGTGAGCCGGATGTCGCTGACGGGCCATGCCATCGAAGGGGAATTCCGGGCGGTGGAGGGCTCCCGGTATTACCAGTCGCCCCTGCTTTATAAAGAAAACGGTTTCAAAAAGGAAGAGTCGGCGAAAGCACTTATCGGGGAGTTGACCGGGGCAGATAGCCGCATTCCCGATGCCCAGGTGCTGGAAATCTCCAGAAAACAGGAGAAAAAGAACCCGCCGCTGCTGTACAATCTGGCGGAGCTGCAGAATGAGTGCTCCAAACTTTTGAAGATCAGCCCGGACGAGACGCTGCGGACGGTGCAGGAGCTGTATGAGAAAAAGCTGGTGACCTATCCGCGAACCGATGCCCGGGTGCTGTCCAGCGCGGTGGCGAAAGAGATCAGCCGCAACTTAAACGGCCTCTCCCGATTTGGAGAGCTGGGGGCCTTTGCATCGGAGATTCTGGCGGAGGGCAGCTATAAGGGCATCGGCAAATCCCGGTACACCAACGATGCCCAGATCACCGATCACTATGCCATCATTCCCACCGGACAGGGACTGGGCGCTTTTGCGGGGCTGAATGCCCAGGCACAGCGGGTGTATCTCATGATCGTCCGGCGTTTCCTGAGCATTTTCTATCCACCGGCGGTGTACCAGAAGGTGAGCCTTACCACGGCCATCGACGGGGAAAAGTTTTTCTCCGGATTTAAGATGCTGTTATCCGAAGGGTACTTAAAGGTGCTGGGCAGACGTCCGGCCCAGGAAAAGCCTTCCGAAGAGAAAAATGCCGGTGAAAATGGTTCCGGGGACAAGGCTTCGGAGGAAGAAGAAAATATCCAGGGGGATACCGTTTTACAGGAAGCATTGAAGAAGCTGAAAAAAGGCGACAAGATCCCGGTGGATGGGCTGGATATCCGGGAGGGGGAGACCTCCCCGCCGAAGCGGTACAATTCCGGTTCCATGATCCTGGCCATGGAAAATGCCGGGCAGCTCATTGAGGATGAAGAGCTGCGGGCCCAGATCAAGGGAAGCGGCATCGGCACCAGCGCCACCCGGGCGGAAATTCTGAAAAAGCTGGTGAACATCAAGTATCTGAGCCTGAACAAAAAGACCCAGGTGCTGACACCTACCCAGTTGGGAGAAATGGTGTTTGATGTGGTGCGGGCGTCCATCCGTTCCCTGTTAAACCCGGAGTTGACCGCCAGCTGGGAGAAGGGGCTTACCTACGTGGCCCAGGGAGACATCACCGAGGATGAATATATGGGTAAGCTGACCCATTTCATCGTCAGCAGAACCGACGGTGTGCTGGGGCTGAACAACCAGTACCAGCTGCGGGCCTGTTACGATGCGGTGGCACCTTTTTATAAGGAAGCCTATAAAGGTACGGGAAGAACGACGCGGACGACGGGACGGGCAAAAGCCGCAGCCGGGACATCCAGAGCGAAGGCCGGTTCAGCCAGAGGCAGGGCGAAAAAGACGGCTGCGGAATAATCATTACAGGAAGTTCGGAAAAGAATGGAGGAAAAGAAAGTGAGTAAGGAAATGACGATACAGGAAAATTACAGCTTACAGGAAACTATCGCGGCGGAACTGTTCGAGGGCTTGACTTATCCCTGGGAGGCGCTGCCCAATATCGGTGCGTTTATCAAAAAACTGGGCCCCACCCTTCCGGCAGAAGACTATGAGCAGGTGGGCGAGGACGTGTGGATCGCCCGTTCTGCCACCGTGGCGCCCACGGCTTATATCCACGGCCCGGCCATCATCGGCAAAGAGGCGGAGATCCGCCACTGCGCCTTCATCCGCGGCAACGCCATTGTGGGAGAGAACGCCGTGGTGGGCAACTCCACAGAGCTGAAAAATGTGGTGCTATTCAATCGGGTGCAGGTGCCCCATTACAATTATGTGGGCGATTCCATTCTGGGCTACCGGGCACATATGGGCGCCGGTTCCATCACCTCCAATGTAAAATCCGACAAGACACTGGTGGTGGTAAAGAATGGAGAAGAACAGATCCCTACCGGCTTTAAGAAATTCGGTGCCATGCTGGGGGACTGTGTGGAAGTGGGATGCAACAGCGTCCTCAATCCGGGCACGGTCATCGGCCATCACACCAACGTGTATCCGTTGTCTGCGGTACGGGGCTTCATTCCGGCGGAGAGCATCTTCAAAAAGCAGGATGATATTGTCAAAAAGCAGTGATCTGTCCGTTCCCATCACTATCAGCGGTAACCTGCACGCCATAAGACAATTCGGTCAGATGGGAGAAAAGTGCCGCAGGCGCAGTGTTTTTCTGTATCTGTCCATTGACCCTTGTGCAGGGAATGAGAGAGGCGGCCAGTGTGCCGTCTTCTTTTATGTGCACCTGCAGAAGTACGGTGGGATTGGTGCTGTTGCTGAACAGAAAGTTGCCCAGGCTGTAGGCGATGAGCTTTCCTTTGTAGGTTTCAAAGCCCTGCAGCACATGGGGATGACTGCCAACCACCAGATCGGCCCCGGCGTCGATGCAGGCGTAAGCCAGTTTGCGCTGGTATTCCTGGGGATATTCGTCCTTTTCGATGCCCCAGTGCAGATAGACGACAGTGTAATCACACTGGGAGGATAAATCCGAGATTTCGTTTAACAGAGGCGCCTGGTCATAGGCAGTGAACATGCCTGGCCGGGCGCTTCCTGCTGTCCAGGAAGACACGGGAATCACCCGGCTGGCCCCCAGAATGCCCACCGTGCTGTCACCGACGGTGCGGATCACCGGTGCTTTGGCTTCGCTTAATGTGCGGCCGCCGCCCACCCGGGCGATCCCGGCCTGATCCAGCGTATCCAGACTGTCTGTGAAAGCATCTACACCGAAATCCAGCGCATGGTTGTTGGCAACGGTGGCCACATCCACACCGATTTCCTGAAAAATGCGGACGTAGGAGGGATCCACCCGGAAGGTGAACTGCTTGTCCTCGGCTGCCTCCCCGCGGGTGCTGAACGGGAATTCCTCATTGACCATGAAAAGATCAGCGTCGGTCATGGCAGACAGCAGCTCCTCACTGAACATGGAGGAAATGCCCTGCTGATGGTAGTGGGACAGGGTGTTTTCCGTAAAAAGCATATCTCCGGCGAAAGAGAGAACCGGCTCCGGAGTGGTGTCGTCGGAATTGCGTATGTTATCAGATTTGGAACGATCGTTTGAAATAGCCGTGTTACCAGAGTCAATAGAAATGGTCGTATCATCCGAACGGAAGGCGTTCTGTGAAGTTCCTCCATGAGAGATCCTGCTGCCGCCGGCACTGATATCAGAAGGCGAAGGAGCAGTGTCTTCGCTGGAGCGTTTGTCAGAAACTGTCTGTTCTGCGGAGACAGAATCCACATCAGAACCAGCATTGCGGGAGGATACGGATGTCCTGTCAGTCAGCATCAGCCTCTGTCCGGCGAAAAGCACGCAGACGATGAGACAGATGGGGATAACGGCCAGCAGCCCCCGGGTAAGTCCTTTGAAAAAACTGTTCATGCGAAATCCTCCTTCTGTTTTTCTCCATTATACATGAAGCGGAAGCTTTCGCCTATAAGATCGACAGCAGAAGTTTGAAAAAGTGCTGAAAAAGTAAGATTTTGTATATTTTCATAACCGGGAAAATCTGCTATAATAACCCCGCAAAGGAGGCGAAGGCCGATGCTGACAGAAAAAGAGTTATCACCGCTGAATTCCATCAAGAAAGAGGCGGGCACCGGCAGCTACCAGGGTATGCGCTGGCGGATCGAAAAAGACGGGGACGACCAGATGAAGGTGACGATCTACCCGGAACCGAAGTCGTTTGCCTGCACGCCGGAGGAGCAGAAGACGTCCGTACAGTTTCCGCTGACGAAGGAAGGGCGGACACAGGCGGCGGCCTGGCTGTGGGAGCAGTATGAAGCCCAGGAGGAACGGTGGAAGAGCGCACCGCGCATTTAAAAGCCTGGGAGCAGATGGCAGAAAACGGACAGACGATGATGGCAGAAAAGCTGCGGAAAATGCTGCCAGAACATACAAAACGGATAAAAACAGGGAAATTGGACATAGATGAGTATGAAGGATCATAACAGAAGAAAAATACGGGTGGGACAGATTGCTGTGGTCTGCATCGGCGCAGCACTGCTGGCTGTGGGAGGTGTACTGGCGGCGGGAACGCCGGGAGCGGAAGCCCTGCCCCATCTGCACGCGGAGGCAGTGGAGACAATACAGGGGAATGATGTAAAAGAAGCTTCGCTACAGCGTGGAGAGACGGATACAGCAGAAGATACGCAGGCAGCAACCGGCAGCGGAGAAGCAACCGGAGATGCAGAAAAAGGGATGACATACCACGATTTCCAGTATCTGACAGAGCAGATCGTGGAAAATCAGATGGAGCTGCATCGGGAGGCATCAAAGGAGCTGCACAGACAGCAGGATGCCTGGAGGCTTATTCTGGTGAACAGTACCCATCTGCTGGACGAGGATTATGCGGTGGAGCGGACGAAGGTGGGCAACGGCCAGTATGTGGATAGCCGGATCGCCCCGGAGCTGGAGGCCATGCTGGCGGCGGCGAAGGAGGACGGGGTGGAGATCTCCATCATTTCTGCCTATCGTTCCTATGACCGGCAGGTAAACCTTTACAAAAACAAGATCAAACGGCTGGAGCGGCATGGGTATTCGAAGGCGGAAGCCACCGAGGAGGCCGGAACGGTCGTGGCGATACCGGGCATGAGTGAGCATGCCACCGGACTGGCGCTGGATCTGGCCAGCAAATCTTATCCGGTGCTGGAGGAAGAACAGGAGAATACGGATGCGTACCAGTGGCTGATGCAGCACTGCATGGAATATGGATTTATCCTGCGCTATCCCAAGGATAAGGAAGAGATCACAGGCATCATTTATGAGCCCTGGCATTTCCGGTATGTGGGCGAGGAGCATGCCCGGATCATCATGGAACAAGGGCTTTGTCTGGAGGAATATCTGGAGCAATACATAACGGAAGAGGAAAAGGAGAAATAGATGAAAAAAATCATAGCAGTATTACTGACGGCGATCCTGGCGGTTTCCCTGGCAGCCTGCGGCAGCAGCAGCGGACAGTCGGGCAGCAATACAGAGGATAACAAAGAAAACGAAGCAGCAGTGGACATCCCGGATGCGGTGACGCTCCTGACGACCGTCTGGGACAGTTACACGGGCGACGAGAAATTCCCTGCGATAGGCGGAGATTTTTCAGAAGCGAATAACAAGGAAAATGCACCTGGCGTATATGATCTGTCGGATGCAGATGCGGTGGAGGTGAACCTTGGCTTTCCGGCAGTCCAGCTGGATGCGGTGGACGGTGCAGCTTCCCTCATTCACATGATGAACGGCAATACGTTTACCTGCGGGGCCTTCCATGTAAAGGACGCCTCCCAGATGGACAACGTGGCAGCGGCTGTGAAGGCGTCGATCATGAACAAGCAGTGGATGTGCGGTTTCCCGGACAAGCTGGTGATCCTGACGGTGGGCGATTATCTGGTGAGCGTTTACGGCGCAGAGGATCTGGTGGACAATTTCCAGAATCACCTGACGGCAGCTTATGCATCTGCGGTCGTTGTGTGTGACGCACCCATCGAATAAACGGAGAATTTATTTATGGTATTTTCAAGTGTTCCGTTCCTGTACTATTTTTTACCGGTGGCGATGGCCCTGTATTTCCTCGTCCCGGCAAAGGGCAGGAACGGTGTTCTTTTTCTGGAAAGTCTGGTGTTCTATGCCTGGGGCGATGCCCGCTATGTGCCCATGCTGCTTTTTGATGTGGCCCAGGGGTATGCCTGCGCCCGTCTGATATGCTGGCACCGGACGTCCTCCTGGCCGGAGAAAAACAGGATGCGCTGGAAAAAATGCTGGCTGGCGGTCAGTGTGCTCTGTGCGCTGGGAATGCTTGGCTATTATAAATATGCAGATTTCTTTCTGGAAAACTGGAACCGGATGACGGGAGGAAACGTAAGACTTTTGCAGCTGGTACTGCCCGCGGGCATCAGCTTTTATACGTTTCAGATCATCAGCTATACGGTGGATGTTTACCGGGGAACAACGGCGGTACAGCGTAGGCTTGTGGATCTGGCAGCCTATATCTGTATGTTTCCTCAGCTCATTGCCGGTCCTATCGTCCGGTATGAGACCATTGCGGCGCAGCTTGCCGGTCGCACCTGCAGCGTGGATCAGGCGGCAGCCGGTGTCCGGCGGTTGATTCTTGGTCTGTCCAAAAAGGTGCTGCTGGCAGATTCCCTGGGGCTGTTGGTGACAACCTTTCGACAGAGTGAAAAGACGGTGCTGTTTTACTGGATCTATGCCATTGCTTTTACCCTGCAGATTTATTTTGATTTTTCCGGATACAGTGATATGGCGGTGGGCATGGGACAGATGCTGGGCTTTTCCTTTCCGGATAACTTCCGGTATCCGTACATTTCAAAAAGCATCACGGAATTCTGGCGGCGGTGGCATATTTCCCTGGGCCAGTGGTTCCGGGATTATGTGTATATTCCCCTGGGCGGCAATCGAAAGGGCCGGGGGCGGCAGCTGCTGGCCATTGCCGTTGTGTGGCTGGCCACCGGCCTGTGGCACGGGGCGGCCTGGAATTTTGTGCTGTGGGGCGCTTTGTATGCCCTGCTGTTGCTGACGGAAAAATGGTTCACCGGGCGGCTGCTTGCAAAGAGCCGTCTGCTTTGTCATGTCTATGTACTGTTTTTCGTGGTGGTGGGCTTTGTGCTTTTTGACGCCGGAAGCCTTGCAGAGGCGGGAGAGAGCCTTCGGGCCATGGCCGGGCTGTCAGGATTGCCCTTGTGCAGCAGCGTGACTCTTTATTATGGAAAAAGCTACGCTGTCCTTCTGCTGGCGGCCGCCGTGCTGGCGACTCCTTATCCCATGCGGCTGCTGCGGAAGATAAGGGCGTTACCGCTGCCGGAAAAATGGGGCGGCAGAAAAATGGGAGACGATCTGCCAGTACAACTGCTGGAAATCGGCGGCCTTTTGCTGTTGCTGCTGGTGTGCACTGCATTTCTGGTGGCAGGATCCTTCCATCCATTTCTCTATTTTCGGTTTTAAACGCATGACCTACAGGAGATAAAAGGAAAACAAGCTGGTTGATTCCCATAGCATTACATACGAAGAAAGCTATCGATGATGGGTATGAAAGAGAGGAAAAGGAGGTGTCCGTATGTCAGAAAAACGAAAAAACTGCCTTCTGCTGGCGGCGGTCATCCTGCTGGTGGCGGGGCTTGCGGTGACAGGCATCCTGCTGCCGGATCAGCAGATATCTCTGACGGAGCGGCGTAGCCTGGCACAGCTTCCGACAGTAAGCGTTTCCTTGGTGCTGGACAAAAGCTTTTCAGAAGCCTTTGACAGCTACAGCCAGGATCAGTTCCCCTTCCGGGAATGGTTCCGCCGGGTGCGGGCCTGGACGAACCGGTTGGTGTTCCGCCTGCGGGATGACAACGGTATTTATATAGAAGATGGTTATGCGGCCAAAATCGAATATCCGCTGGATGAGGCATCGGTGTTCCACGCGGCGGCCCGTTTTTCCTATGTGTATGACCGGTATCTGGCGGATATGGGAAGTGCGGTTTATGTGTCGGTGGTGCCGGACAAGGGATATTTCCTGGCCGGGAAGCACGGGGCACCGGCCATGGATGAGGAAAAGCTGACCGATCTTCTTACCGGACAGATGCTCTATGCGTCGTATATCGATCTGTTCCCGGCGCT
Above is a window of Oscillospiraceae bacterium NTUH-002-81 DNA encoding:
- a CDS encoding aldose epimerase family protein → MGIETSFFGKTAGGEIARLYRLYNDYMEMTVTDYGACLVNVWFRDKRGRFQDIVWGYDTLAEYEENEPNLGAIIGRNANRIGGAEVTVGGVSYPLEHNDGENNLHSGSHGYHKRMWEAWTDMNDGEPSVTFLLKSPHMDQGYPGTAKISVTYTLTTDNKIRIDYQAKADQDTVFNFTNHSYFNLEGQESSSVMDHVVTIYADAFTPTDKALMPTGEVRSVEGTPMDFRTEHRIGERIDTDYEPLVTAGGYDHNWVLDETPDGTADGVRRAAYVYSDNSGIEMAVDTDLPGIQMYTANFLDQEKGKDGHVYPKRSAVCFETQYFPDANHHENFPGTIVKAGETYRTTTIFSFGRKQ
- a CDS encoding ABC transporter ATP-binding protein yields the protein MIDVFHISKEYSAGRGIFDVSFQVEPGEVFGLLGANGAGKTTTIRHLMGFVHADMGECFIGGKNCWDEAALIQKKLGYLPGEVSLPPQMTGVQFLNFCGKMRELKSQRRRDELVERFDLDPSVKIRRMSRGTKQKLAIVCAFMHRPDVLILDEPTTGLDPLMRSRFIELLLEEKDMGRTIFLSSHIFEEMEKTCDRVGMLVGGHLAAVETVPDGKEQRLEDIFMHYYGGEEHA
- a CDS encoding DNA topoisomerase, with the translated sequence MAKALYIAEKPSVAQEFAKALHVSGRKGDGYIESEEAVVTWCVGHLVTMSYPEVYDEKFRKWSLATLPFLPEKFLYEVIPGVSKQFNTVKNLLTRSDVDTIYVCTDSGREGEYIYRLVEQMAGVTGKMRKRVWIDSQTEEEILRGIREAKDLSAYDNLAASAYLRAKEDYLMGINFSRLLTLKYGNSIASYLNTKYTVISVGRVMTCVLGMVVRREREIREFVKTPFYRVVSRMSLTGHAIEGEFRAVEGSRYYQSPLLYKENGFKKEESAKALIGELTGADSRIPDAQVLEISRKQEKKNPPLLYNLAELQNECSKLLKISPDETLRTVQELYEKKLVTYPRTDARVLSSAVAKEISRNLNGLSRFGELGAFASEILAEGSYKGIGKSRYTNDAQITDHYAIIPTGQGLGAFAGLNAQAQRVYLMIVRRFLSIFYPPAVYQKVSLTTAIDGEKFFSGFKMLLSEGYLKVLGRRPAQEKPSEEKNAGENGSGDKASEEEENIQGDTVLQEALKKLKKGDKIPVDGLDIREGETSPPKRYNSGSMILAMENAGQLIEDEELRAQIKGSGIGTSATRAEILKKLVNIKYLSLNKKTQVLTPTQLGEMVFDVVRASIRSLLNPELTASWEKGLTYVAQGDITEDEYMGKLTHFIVSRTDGVLGLNNQYQLRACYDAVAPFYKEAYKGTGRTTRTTGRAKAAAGTSRAKAGSARGRAKKTAAE
- a CDS encoding UDP-N-acetylglucosamine pyrophosphorylase → MEEKKVSKEMTIQENYSLQETIAAELFEGLTYPWEALPNIGAFIKKLGPTLPAEDYEQVGEDVWIARSATVAPTAYIHGPAIIGKEAEIRHCAFIRGNAIVGENAVVGNSTELKNVVLFNRVQVPHYNYVGDSILGYRAHMGAGSITSNVKSDKTLVVVKNGEEQIPTGFKKFGAMLGDCVEVGCNSVLNPGTVIGHHTNVYPLSAVRGFIPAESIFKKQDDIVKKQ
- a CDS encoding CapA family protein, with the protein product MNSFFKGLTRGLLAVIPICLIVCVLFAGQRLMLTDRTSVSSRNAGSDVDSVSAEQTVSDKRSSEDTAPSPSDISAGGSRISHGGTSQNAFRSDDTTISIDSGNTAISNDRSKSDNIRNSDDTTPEPVLSFAGDMLFTENTLSHYHQQGISSMFSEELLSAMTDADLFMVNEEFPFSTRGEAAEDKQFTFRVDPSYVRIFQEIGVDVATVANNHALDFGVDAFTDSLDTLDQAGIARVGGGRTLSEAKAPVIRTVGDSTVGILGASRVIPVSSWTAGSARPGMFTAYDQAPLLNEISDLSSQCDYTVVYLHWGIEKDEYPQEYQRKLAYACIDAGADLVVGSHPHVLQGFETYKGKLIAYSLGNFLFSNSTNPTVLLQVHIKEDGTLAASLIPCTRVNGQIQKNTAPAALFSHLTELSYGVQVTADSDGNGQITAF
- a CDS encoding GNAT family acetyltransferase; its protein translation is MLTEKELSPLNSIKKEAGTGSYQGMRWRIEKDGDDQMKVTIYPEPKSFACTPEEQKTSVQFPLTKEGRTQAAAWLWEQYEAQEERWKSAPRI
- a CDS encoding M15 family metallopeptidase encodes the protein MSMKDHNRRKIRVGQIAVVCIGAALLAVGGVLAAGTPGAEALPHLHAEAVETIQGNDVKEASLQRGETDTAEDTQAATGSGEATGDAEKGMTYHDFQYLTEQIVENQMELHREASKELHRQQDAWRLILVNSTHLLDEDYAVERTKVGNGQYVDSRIAPELEAMLAAAKEDGVEISIISAYRSYDRQVNLYKNKIKRLERHGYSKAEATEEAGTVVAIPGMSEHATGLALDLASKSYPVLEEEQENTDAYQWLMQHCMEYGFILRYPKDKEEITGIIYEPWHFRYVGEEHARIIMEQGLCLEEYLEQYITEEEKEK
- a CDS encoding bacteriocin transport accessory protein, whose translation is MKKIIAVLLTAILAVSLAACGSSSGQSGSNTEDNKENEAAVDIPDAVTLLTTVWDSYTGDEKFPAIGGDFSEANNKENAPGVYDLSDADAVEVNLGFPAVQLDAVDGAASLIHMMNGNTFTCGAFHVKDASQMDNVAAAVKASIMNKQWMCGFPDKLVILTVGDYLVSVYGAEDLVDNFQNHLTAAYASAVVVCDAPIE
- a CDS encoding MBOAT family O-acyltransferase, producing MVFSSVPFLYYFLPVAMALYFLVPAKGRNGVLFLESLVFYAWGDARYVPMLLFDVAQGYACARLICWHRTSSWPEKNRMRWKKCWLAVSVLCALGMLGYYKYADFFLENWNRMTGGNVRLLQLVLPAGISFYTFQIISYTVDVYRGTTAVQRRLVDLAAYICMFPQLIAGPIVRYETIAAQLAGRTCSVDQAAAGVRRLILGLSKKVLLADSLGLLVTTFRQSEKTVLFYWIYAIAFTLQIYFDFSGYSDMAVGMGQMLGFSFPDNFRYPYISKSITEFWRRWHISLGQWFRDYVYIPLGGNRKGRGRQLLAIAVVWLATGLWHGAAWNFVLWGALYALLLLTEKWFTGRLLAKSRLLCHVYVLFFVVVGFVLFDAGSLAEAGESLRAMAGLSGLPLCSSVTLYYGKSYAVLLLAAAVLATPYPMRLLRKIRALPLPEKWGGRKMGDDLPVQLLEIGGLLLLLLVCTAFLVAGSFHPFLYFRF